A window from Peromyscus eremicus chromosome 1, PerEre_H2_v1, whole genome shotgun sequence encodes these proteins:
- the LOC131899058 gene encoding high mobility group protein B1 produces MGKGDPKKPRGKMSSYAFFVQTCREEHKKKHPDASVNFSEFSKKCSERWKTMSAKEKGKFEDMAKADKARYEREMKTYIPPKGETKKKFKDPNAPKRPPSAFFLFCSEYRPKIKGEHPGLSIGDVAKKLGEMWNNTAADDKQPYEKKAAKLKEKYEKDIAAYRAKGKPDAAKKGVVKAEKSKKKKEEEDEEEDEEDEEEEEEEEDEDEEEDDDDE; encoded by the coding sequence ATGGGCAAAGGAGATCCTAAGAAGCCGAGAGGCAAAATGTCCTCATACGCATTCTTTGTGCAAACTTGCCGGGAGGAACACAAGAAGAAGCACCCGGATGCCTCTGTCAACTTCTCAGAGTTCTCGAAGAAGTGCTCAGAAAGGTGGAAGACCATGTCTgctaaagaaaaggggaaatttgaAGACATGGCAAAGGCTGACAAGGCTCGTtatgagagagaaatgaaaacctaCATCCCCCCCAAAGGGGAGACCAAAAAGAAGTTCAAGGACCCCAATGCACCCAAGAGGCCTCCTTCGGCCTTCTTCTTGTTCTGTTCTGAGTATCGCCCCAAAATCAAAGGAGAGCACCCCGGCTTGTCCATCGGGGACGTGGCGAAGAAGCTGGGGGAGATGTGGAACAACACCGCTGCGGACGACAAGCAGCCCTACGAGAAGAAGGCTGCCAAGCTGAAGGAGAAGTACGAGAAGGATATCGCTGCCTACAGAGCTAAAGGAAAACCTGATGCGGCGAAGAAGGGGGTCGTCAAGGCtgaaaagagcaagaaaaagaaggaagaggaagatgaggaggaggatgaagaggatgaagaagaggaggaagaagaggaagacgaagatgaagaagaagatgatgatgatgaataa